AGGTGCTCGCTAATATGGTATAGCGAGATAGCgcatgtacaaaaaatttcattcaTTTTGCGATGTTAATTAACGATGTTTGAAGAAGAACCGTCGTCTCATTGCCAGCAAAGTTAACGAATCGCTTAATTAAAATGCCAGTTCGCATAATTACGATGATCGACGTGTATTCCCAACATTTGCAATTCCATATGATTTAAGTATCATAATTAGCATTGTTTACTAAATGAACATGATTATGGGACAAGCGAAATGATACGGCTACATGTCCGTTCTGGACATTGCACACGATATCAGGCAGCGTCTAGCGGCAAGCAATTACATGCCATGAATTCCTGCCGATATGAGCGTCACGTCGTAACAGGATTAAGAGGATCACATTTTTAAGCTCGAGTACACCCTTTCGCGCGAAGTAGGATATTACAAGCTCAGCAGGATATGGCTTTACAACAATTTCTTGATAAGCATTACATCAGGCTCTTCGGTATATGTGTACTTTTATTGAGTATACTCCTCTAACAAATCAATTGACATGATATTTAGCGAGGAACATAACATCTTGTTGGATTATCCCTTTTATTTAATCCTTAATCGAACAAGAGAGGGTATCATTCAAtctagaatttataattttgggCTTAAATTTGAAATGCATCGGTATTGCCTTTAATTTCAGACTAGTTTCGTTCCTGAGATTGAGCATCGCACATTACAAAGAAAACAAGTACGAAATGAGAAAAGGGAATAATAATACATCAACACATTTCAATTTTAgccaaaaattacaaattttggaCAGCATTGTTCTttgtcaaattatattttctgctgttaattgaaaaacatttttaattaaacactaGTCAAAAATTTACCTTTAAAGTAATGTTTGATTCGCTTACGGcaacaatttcaatttttaattttacataaaagattaaaggaatgaaaattattccaagaaataattacataaataattgtacataaaaaataatgtaaattatttaaaattattttttatttaaataattattgctaacgagcgaatataaatttgatttttttatcatctCTTATTGTTGTATGTGAAACTTTCAATCGGCTTATATGTAAACCTGATAAAACACATAgttatacaaaagaaaaacatttgatCGCGGATATATAACAAGGTGGATATATTCTCGTTATAACTTGTTAGTACATTTTCAATTGTACTGTGcaattatagaattattaaagttacgCGGAGATTCAAAAACCTGCGTTTGCAGTattgtattacttttattttttacaaattgatgATTTATAAAAGTGTAACATTTATTGGTGAAGTAGAAGTGTTCAATAGTGATCAAAATATaacatagaaatataatacgaACATTCTCAATATACAATGCGAGTTAATTAAAATCCATgaaaacagttaaaaattaattggattacttctatttttctgcgtattctatttttaaacttatttttatttaaatttctgagAATCTTCAAACATAGCTATAAATTACatgttctattttaatttattttcagctCTTTCATTTTTGCGGAGTAAAGTCGAATCAAAAATATACCACAGACATAAAAAGATAAGCCAAtcgaaaagcaaaaaatttaaagatcaCGTGGAAAGAAACAGAAGACAATTAACAATAAGAGAGAGACAATTGCGTGAatcagagaaagagaaagaaattcaaCAATTACtttctgctttttttttaactaatctTTATCTGACACGCTTCTGTATCTGACATATTCTGTATATCTATGATTAAGACAAAAGTTGTCCAGTCTGCGTGTATGTGAAGAGGACAAATAGtgacaaaatcaattttctaacgaatcaaatttttagttacataaaagtcatcgctatttttttttaaataacatttaaatattttatacacatattttattttatatccatatttttatcatctttATCACTTTAAAATAAGATGATTTATAAATGATCATCTAAATTATCCGAGAaggataatgaaaaaaaaagaggtcaTGATAATATAGAGAatgcttttataaatattgtttaaacattttaccaaacacttaaatttaatgaataattattcaaagtcagtatttaatatttatttttattcattgcaTAAAATCTTTCTGTTCATAGGAGGACGATACATTCGATACGATAAGTTATCTCGCGTTTACAGCAACGGTATACGACAACGGCAGAACGTTCAAATGTTACGCCGGGAATACGGTTACCGATACCGAAGATTTAAGGCAAATGAAGGAAGCAACAACGATCGAAGTATTATGTAAGTATTACAAATGAGacaagttaattattattgacatCGACAATTCTTTTGCAATAATGTGTTTTACGGCTATTATCGATATGACAATTTTGGTTTTAATCTTTTCTATTCTtcctatttatttatcttaaatactttaagattttaacttttttgaaagaaaaaataaaattttatacatatgtttgttaaaaataaataatcacaaAAGAATTGGAACTAAAATTGTCATACAGATATTGTTTTAAGAAAGACGAAATCCAATTTGATCTAAGTAAACATTCAATAATAACTAAGTtggatagataaataattgattttatgtatactattttataaataatataagaacatacacattataatcaataatttttaatagttacaAATACAGTTAACAGCGTTAAAACAGCGACTGTTGCAACAAGATTGCATTGTAACCTGAAATTCACACATTTTCCTACCGCAGCGAGCATATTCTGCATCCACGGGAAACTGCGAGCTACAACAGCGGTTATTAACATTTGCATACACTTAGCTCTTATGAACTAaatcctttaaataaataactctACACATACCCGTTCGTTATTCATCAGCATAATTCTATGCAAATTAATGTAACGTGGTAGTGCAAGCAATCAGTAGAATCTTAACATTGctcaaattcaaaaatttgttttttgtttccgtaataaaatgtaaagcaCAAAATTTACACGTAATTACATTGGAAAAAAGTTGATTGAAAGACTGAGATTTTCAAAGCATAATCTGTTGTTGTAAGTTTTAGTTAGGAAATTGAAATAGAAGATTTTGAAGGAGATTTAGTTCTACCatctttttgcaaaaacttcCGCTTATCTATATCTTAACACTCAAAGTCAACTTTCCGAAAATAGAtcgtaatttgaaaaaaaaataaattgaactATTGAAACATTGAAAATCTTTCAGGCTTTAATTTACGCTACAGAAGTCAAAGCAAATGTGTTCAAAAGGCAcgattgaaaattttgaaatggcAAAAGTTAAGATGTGTTTCAtaattcaagaatatttttcgttTGACCATCCGACAAACATTTATCTTGCCTTTTTGAGAGATTGGCTCGTACAAGTCGTGCAATGTTGATACGATTTTCCACTTACACGCTTCGGTAGATCGACGATACGCTATAGATGGACAACTTTTGCTGCCATATCTGAGGACGCTTTCACAATATTTTCATGTGATGGAAaccgtttaatttttataattttatttccacgTCATCCATTAAAAAGTATGACACCTCccgattaatatttacaactaTCAAAAAGTGATTATTCGGAAAGAAGTTACGattaaaagaagtaaaataattattttatattgtgctactaataaaaaaattacttgttcCTAACATTTCACAAAAGCATTGTaggtaatttgttttaaaaatattgattattacgGATTTGACTCTTTTAACTCTAAAATCAGAAGTGTagttaagatttttttttcaccaagGACGTGATGTCTTGATTACGCGAGCACGGAAACGAACACAAAAAGAAATGGACGGTTGTATATCTCCCTGATGCTTCCAGTTACAGCGCGAAATAGCGGGGAAACTTTCGTTTTGCAGCCAGAACGAGGACTACCCATGGATTGGAAACGAGAAACTCCAGACATCGAATTTGGCACGTTTCCAACTCTCCGGCTTGCATCGTGACAGCAACTCTCGCGTCTATGTATTTACgggaattttgttttatatccCCTCCGTTTTCTAGGATCCGCGTTAAGTGCATAATATTGTGACCCAAGCgcatcaaaaaatttacattcaaTTTAAGTTTTACCTTATCTATTTTTGGGGGCAAAAATCAGTCGTGAAGATGAAAGGATCTTTACAGTTTTAGCTgttaaaaggaaataaattttactgcaTAAAAAAGTGAatccattaaaaaaacttgattCTTGAAATTAGACTTTCaagaaagattaattttaaactgtcTATTTTACTACATGTcacttttcattaaatttttcatttctatattaataatgtaataataaaatatgaatctttctgcataaaataaaatgctttaaatagaataaaatatttaatctttaatattaatctaacaaacataaaaaattcttatacgCTGGTATGAAAAAGTTGTATCAAACTTATTAGTGTTTAAGAAAGATAAgaattatctctttttaattaaacgagTTTAGCTACATTTAGCTCATCacattttttcttctgtattaaaatttttcctgaGAAGTATTTTATGTCTGCGGTTAAATGTAGagtagaatttttttcattgttagTAATATTCATTGTTTTCTGTTACAGACCCGCCGATAATTAAAATGAAGCCAAATAACATGACCGTTAACGAGACAGAcgactttttaatattctgcGACTATGAGGCAAATCCGGCTACGCTAATAAAGGTGATATGGTAAGTGGCCATTACTGTGCAAAGATATAAACTAATATGAACTAATCCTTTAGGATAACGGATTATTTTCCTATAGGAATTAAAAACTGATAATTCTGTTAGAAATTTAGCAGCAAAATTAAACGCATTTCTGTTTTATCTCCATCGTGTTTGTACATCTTAAAAGATAAGTTAACACTACTTCTTCGTTTCACCTTCGTCTCTTATAATTTGGGGGGATGCAGGTTACGAGACGATGACGAATTAGTGTTAAACGAAGAACATTACGACGGCGGAATCACGGAACAAACAGCACTCACGGTGAAAAATGCAACTCCCAGCGACATGGGTTCTTACAAATGCATCCTGGAAAACAACGCCGGGACAACTGTTTCCGATGACGCCGTACATGTTTCGGTCTTTTGTACGTATTACAAGACAGATAACAGCAGtgaattgttaaatttaacagaaaGCCGTGAGTCGATGAAATCTGAAATCGCTTACGATCTTACGCGAATCACAAAGTCCTCCGGAGtagtaataaatctaaatcCTAAAGAATCCCATTGTACCTTCGGTGAAACCTTATCTTCTTATTTCTCGCGGCGGTAACTTTTAGCGAAGCGCAGTTCATCCTTTTATTAGAAAACGACAGCTTCATTGAAAGCTACGCGATTACATCGGGAATAAAGTTGGAGAGAGTTTGGCGTGCGACGTACTTTCGAACTCACGCGAGATTTATACCGGCgcggatgtatatatacatatatatcacgACAGATAAGCCGATGGTGGAAGTGATAATGGAACCGGAAACACCTGTGAACGAAGCGGATCGTCAGAACGTTTCGTTAACGTGCGAGGTCGACGCCGGCAATCCAGCGATACTGACAGCCGTTCGTTGGTATTTGGACGGAGATCTATTGAAAGAACTTCCGGACTGCTCGAGGAGCAGCAATGCGACGACAGCAAGCTCCGAGGAATCATTGGCATTCTGTGACATCGACCCCAGCAAACTGCTCCTGGAATCTGTCGGACGTACCTTTCACGGCAATTACTCCTGCGAGGGGAAAAACGAGGCTGGTTGGGGACCCACTTCCCCGAGCACACCTGTCATAGTTTATTGTAAGTCCTCTCTGTCACATGTCACTCATTCATGCTACTCGGCGATGGAAGCGAAACTGGCGATTGTGACCTATTACATTTTTAGCCATAATACACGTTATACACGTGTTTCGAATTTCGTACGTTTTCCAATAGAATATAgcacaaatataataacaaaaattatattactgcatattcaaaattctgattttacaTTGTCAATAAACTGAAGAAATTGAAACTGAAAGATatgatattgtaaataatgatCCCGAGCTTTCTATAACATGTGTTATCAAATAACACATTGTAAGGGCGGTCGTTACTCAGCATTAATTACTGTACCGGTAACGATGAATTATCGATTGCGGATTTTATCTTGCATATGTACGCGACCGATATCCTTTACCTGCTGATATCTTATTACATTAATCGGATTATATTTAGCGTGGATATcagtttctctttctccccccccccctctctctctctctctctctctctctctctctctctctctctctctttttctctctctctcatttccGCATCCTGCATTCCTGAACATTTTCACAGATAAACCCGGCCCGGCATCGATAACATACGAACCTCGGCAAGTGGTGAAGAAACAAGCGTTATCCATCACTTGCTTCGTTTTGGATCCCGGCCGACCGAGGGTGTCGGGCTTCAAGTGGCTGCGCGGCTGGCACCGACTTCCAGACGAGAACGAAGCGACGCTTTTCATCGAGTCAGTTAATTTAGAAACCGAGGCGAATTTCACGTGTCTGGCTTACAACGAGGCCGGTGACGGAGAGCCAGCCACAACGTTTATCGACGTATCTGGTGAGTGACATGTGTCAATGCGTCTAAAACTGTGTATCCCGCAATTATTGAGTTTCATGGCGACATTTTAGAGTCCGGTATAGAATAATACACAGggatttaaatattcagtttACTTTGTCTGCTACACattcaaaaaatgtattttgatcaaaattacaattctGAATGAAACTCCAAATTTCAAACTAGGTGccgttttattctttaatttttgtcgatCTTGCCCGGATATTGTATCGTATATAATGCAGCCATTGCCCGTCCTCACGATATAAGTtcaatataaacattaatgttTTACGTTAAAAGATACCCTCTTCTATTCCTGTACGCGACACGACGGATCGTCTGACGTTTCTCATAATTATTGAACGGCAAATCCCATTATGTTTAACCGAGAGTTATCGCTTCTCATTAGCGGCCCCGACGTTCATTAAGAAGCTGCACTCGTACCGCGGCTACGTCTACAACTCGCCTAACGTGAGCATTACATGCTGGGTCGAATGCGCCCCAATCTGCAGTATTTCCTGGCTGAGGGATGACATTCCCATGGACTTCACGAAAACGAATCGATACTACGTGTCGAACGTTTATCATCCGCCTGACCCAAGGACCAACGACTTCGAGAGCATCCAATCGACCCTCGTATGGAATCTGACGGTCTGGCCGAACGGTCAGCTCGACCGTGCCGAGGATAACGTCAAATTCACCTGCAAGAGTAGCAGCAACGGAATCGGTCCGGGCGTGGAGAGTAGTACTCACTTTCATGTCGAGTGTACGTTTCATTCGAATCTTCCTTTTTTTGCGCGCGGCGATATCTCTACCTACttacatttcattttattacattcCATTTATTTAGCGAGGTTGTGGAAAGAACATAgctcttcttcttctacatCATAAAAGAGAATCTTCTGAACTCGATATTGTACAAGTATATAAAAGATACCTGATGACTTAatactttcatttttattgtacatattatgaatataaaatatgaacaaatttctgtaaagttgttttaacataaaaaaaaacacttctACAAGTTAGCacagaaaaaatgtatacaacaaataaaattttaatttaaaattatatcgcagatgtatgtataaacacacgcgcgcaaacacacacatacacatataaatgactaaatgaaattttttattcaagttCCTCCGGAGGATATTACAATATCGAAGAAGATAATCAATGTGACAGTGGACACGATACCAGAAACCGTCGAATGTAATGCGAAGGCACGACCGAAACCAAATTTTCGATGGTTCCGCGAAGGATCCGTTGGGCCCATTGCAGAAGGCCACATGTTTGACTTGAAAATGCCAGTACCACGACGTAGCAATGGCACTTACTACTGTGAGGCGTGGAATCGTCATGGTTTTTTGAACATCTCAATGATCATGAATGTTCAATGTACGTTGGATTGTAtctttaaatgaataattaaaaaactcgaATTTCTACATTTGTGCAGTTTATAAACAGAGATATGAAACAtacttaattttgttattgttgtCTCATCTTCCGCTATTCACTTTATAATCGAAAAAAATCACGTGCTTTGGTTACGAAAAAAgtcagaaatatttaatttaggtTACATTTCTGTGTTTAGActccaaaacttttttttaattttgaatctCTACGGTcggttttttttcaaaatgtcatTATAATTCGTCATATGTCTTACGAGAATTAATTTCGATTTTTCTGCTTCCGACATCTAATGACGATGCCATATTTTCCATGCAGTTAAACCGGAATGCCATATAGAGAAAGAACGATTCGAGGGTCAGACTTACATCGTTTGCTCAGCCGTCGGCAATCCAAAAGAGACGGATTTCACTTGGTCACTGAAAAACGAAAACGACACGTTGGTGCAAGTCGCTGAAATGCGAAACGGAAGAAGTTACATGCTCCTTGATACTTCAGTCACCAACTTTCGGACGTACGTGTGCGTGGCGAACAACACAATCGGCCATTCTGAAGTGTGTGAACGCGACGTACCAGGTTGGTGGAACTAACTTTTCACTTGATTCGCTGATATCCCGCTTATACATGCAAAAATAGCAACAGTACctttcgaaatattttagcctggattattagaaaatattgtcgcgtttcgaaataatttttatttctgtatagATGGAAATGcgaaaaaagcaaaaacatTAACGTCAGTGTGACACAAAACTtcgttataataattgtagagTTCGTGAGTTTGTGTTATATGATTGAAAAGTTGtcgaaacattaaaaaaaagaaacgcagTTTTCCGCTGTAAGCATAAATGAATTTTACACGCATATATAGAGCAggacacttaaaaaattacaaatagttATTGTCTCTGAAACTATCATAAAAACGCATCatcgaaaatattataaacaataaatttacattataacttttaatctgccagtttcaaatatttaacagtTTATAACTTTACAGTCCACCATGGAACTAAAAGTAAGTTGGATATCACTCTTCaagttttatgtataatataaattatatatatatatttactatattttttgtgttatatattattattttgcagatCAATATATACTCAAtatattgtaacaaaaaatacatgtttttatatttttaacaaaaattttatttcagtataaactaatattatattatgttatacaactatctaaaaaaataaactgaaacaaaaaatgctttaaatttaaatttcgcgATATAACACAagcaacaaattcttttatagaCTAGTTAATTTCCAACGTAATTTATACCGTCCTTTTTAATcaacaagatttttttattttcctttcattttaatacacaacaatattaatttcaacattttctcTATAATTTTAGCAATACTTAACATATGAAATGAAATGcctttcatatattattatcctTATACACATGGCCATTAGTTATGGTAC
This genomic window from Monomorium pharaonis isolate MP-MQ-018 chromosome 8, ASM1337386v2, whole genome shotgun sequence contains:
- the LOC105834190 gene encoding hemicentin-1 isoform X7, with translation MHRGQDLFHPSVGMRAAAAVVFLFLGGFVVLRGAEGSGEPWLRSEKQAELGTEVLLPCVLKSPQCEGLHSIKWYHGPTRIFIFSEDAGIIRGNNDFAARADIEYSSNSSKTYLKIPEVQLEDEGLYKCEATYLAVNRECNNVQHIILNITVQPEFVRVVDEKSKNTLSTGAILGPINEGTTISLYCESGKGKPVPIVEWFKDDQLLEVTSSSTITDTGIGTGSSLLEMQITREELGATFTCKVNSIALVEPLTIDIKPDVHVRPLRMDLDGVVGHVVQGTKILLQCKVQAARPAANITWKNGTHLLNEDNERFEMFETKIEKNEDDTFDTISYLAFTATVYDNGRTFKCYAGNTVTDTEDLRQMKEATTIEVLYPPIIKMKPNNMTVNETDDFLIFCDYEANPATLIKVIWLRDDDELVLNEEHYDGGITEQTALTVKNATPSDMGSYKCILENNAGTTVSDDAVHVSVFYKPMVEVIMEPETPVNEADRQNVSLTCEVDAGNPAILTAVRWYLDGDLLKELPDCSRSSNATTASSEESLAFCDIDPSKLLLESVGRTFHGNYSCEGKNEAGWGPTSPSTPVIVYYKPGPASITYEPRQVVKKQALSITCFVLDPGRPRVSGFKWLRGWHRLPDENEATLFIESVNLETEANFTCLAYNEAGDGEPATTFIDVSAAPTFIKKLHSYRGYVYNSPNVSITCWVECAPICSISWLRDDIPMDFTKTNRYYVSNVYHPPDPRTNDFESIQSTLVWNLTVWPNGQLDRAEDNVKFTCKSSSNGIGPGVESSTHFHVEFPPEDITISKKIINVTVDTIPETVECNAKARPKPNFRWFREGSVGPIAEGHMFDLKMPVPRRSNGTYYCEAWNRHGFLNISMIMNVQFKPECHIEKERFEGQTYIVCSAVGNPKETDFTWSLKNENDTLVQVAEMRNGRSYMLLDTSVTNFRTYVCVANNTIGHSEVCERDVPVHHGTKSHIVWWYQLEGYLLLIIVVAVVMILALILICVAIYIACRRKRSQMKYSTRVVELEEREHPDGGPPSPTVSSHSVQSPAQPTPAPRWPLKPGVLVHINRTHSLRSGLSVRANEANLCNELVGKHNDEPLRQGFLDETSLSSIGRNPTRTVFRRGRKDQTAHRTVSMASLNEDGMLARTNKIKAMFGVQLKEQATLPGISREKTGKSSRKGVELFAHFARCHPTHLYLQLLAWRPSTSHKIFEPGTLKPFINVSHLFIFNLIYF
- the LOC105834190 gene encoding hemicentin-1 isoform X6 translates to MHRGQDLFHPSVGMRAAAAVVFLFLGGFVVLRGAEGSGEPWLRSEKQAELGTEVLLPCVLKSPQCEGLHSIKWYHGPTRIFIFSEDAGIIRGNNDFAARADIEYSSNSSKTYLKIPEVQLEDEGLYKCEATYLAVNRECNNVQHIILNITVQPEFVRVVDEKSKNTLSTGAILGPINEGTTISLYCESGKGKPVPIVEWFKDDQLLEVTSSSTITDTGIGTGSSLLEMQITREELGATFTCKVNSIALVEPLTIDIKPDVHVRPLRMDLDGVVGHVVQGTKILLQCKVQAARPAANITWKNGTHLLNEDNERFEMFETKIEKNEDDTFDTISYLAFTATVYDNGRTFKCYAGNTVTDTEDLRQMKEATTIEVLYPPIIKMKPNNMTVNETDDFLIFCDYEANPATLIKVIWLRDDDELVLNEEHYDGGITEQTALTVKNATPSDMGSYKCILENNAGTTVSDDAVHVSVFYKPMVEVIMEPETPVNEADRQNVSLTCEVDAGNPAILTAVRWYLDGDLLKELPDCSRSSNATTASSEESLAFCDIDPSKLLLESVGRTFHGNYSCEGKNEAGWGPTSPSTPVIVYYKPGPASITYEPRQVVKKQALSITCFVLDPGRPRVSGFKWLRGWHRLPDENEATLFIESVNLETEANFTCLAYNEAGDGEPATTFIDVSAAPTFIKKLHSYRGYVYNSPNVSITCWVECAPICSISWLRDDIPMDFTKTNRYYVSNVYHPPDPRTNDFESIQSTLVWNLTVWPNGQLDRAEDNVKFTCKSSSNGIGPGVESSTHFHVEFPPEDITISKKIINVTVDTIPETVECNAKARPKPNFRWFREGSVGPIAEGHMFDLKMPVPRRSNGTYYCEAWNRHGFLNISMIMNVQFKPECHIEKERFEGQTYIVCSAVGNPKETDFTWSLKNENDTLVQVAEMRNGRSYMLLDTSVTNFRTYVCVANNTIGHSEVCERDVPVHHGTKSHIVWWYQLEGYLLLIIVVAVVMILALILICVAIYIACRRKRSQMKYPNQAANNNHVNSVSEVLPDSGTKTFYENLPFHGIQAPPNKLVSPKFARVSALHGTLHSITTSPCSSRPPSRTVSLCEGSSGYESTMSHLGPHYNIYNVPRSNSPVLKYNTLKPRRRKQKHSQQFYSLRLCRRHENIRRKYELYAIPIYKTCPHRSDSTTTIATIVRSMEDAPSLTLSQASASISLISRSAPSTPIPPSPTTPPPIPAPRMSKKIDPSKHTYQNVPPPVFPPKNASLPKLKI